In Naumovozyma dairenensis CBS 421 chromosome 2, complete genome, the following are encoded in one genomic region:
- the NDAI0B01790 gene encoding uncharacterized protein: MNLFPVYFLITYLATFVVPSPVNVTAIVNFPIVQSTHDESNFFRVQRILERIKSQEINNNNGNASIQNNYVSLLLTLNGGSKSSSNLNLTETLRSTITTLEKNVVLGSGYLNDTTTAIIPIGCLSYLKMKDDIENSLKGLEYMIDSMEQFSLSGLGDSIRDVVLIKPMKRLTEYIVNSHLLYLDWKSRYMMRNYLVDRNRVDLLEGCFKDLITIERMITIFNEALSNLTANGLEKYTKSLLESKDFKEFRSTFHEAEEKEQEVLVDALSSKILNNQSREIIATASPVRWFLYGIILLLTMGYFYTLCIPFAPACFGLLVIFVLYHLLALYRLFRGQTAILEYVESQGIFY, from the coding sequence atgaatttatttccAGTCTATTTCCTTATTACCTATTTAGCAACATTTGTTGTTCCATCTCCAGTCAATGTAACTGCTATTGTAAATTTTCCTATTGTCCAATCTACCCATGATgaatctaatttttttagaGTCCAAAGGAttcttgaaagaattaaaagtcaagaaattaataataataatggcaATGCATCCATTCAGAATAATTatgtttcattattattgacaTTGAATGGTGGGTCAAAAAGTTCAAgcaatttgaatttgacTGAAACTTTAAGAAGTACTATTACGACgttagaaaaaaatgttgTATTAGGGTCAGGGTATTTAAATGATACCACTACAGCTATTATTCCGATTGGTTGTTTAtcatatttaaaaatgaaagatgatattgaaaattctttaaaagGTTTAGAATATATGATTGATTCGATGGAACAATTTTCTCTTTCGGGTTTAGGTGATTCTATTCGAGATGTTGTTTTGATTAAACCGATGAAGAGGTTAACCGAATATATTGTTAATTCTCATCTTTTGTATTTGGATTGGAAAAGCAGATATATGATGAGAAATTATCTAGTTGATAGAAATAGAGTTGATTTGTTAGAAGGTTGCTTTAAAGATTTGATAACGATTGAAAGGATGATCACGATATTCAATGAAGCGTTGTCCAATTTAACAGCAAATGGTCTGGAAAAATATACTAAGTCATTACTGGAAAGtaaagattttaaagaattcCGTAGTACTTTCCATGAAGCggaagaaaaagaacaagagGTTCTTGTTGATGCGTTGAGCAgcaaaatattaaataatcagTCAAGGGAGATTATCGCGACAGCTTCACCTGTCAGATGGTTTCTTTACGgtattattcttttattgACAATGGGCTATTTCTACACGCTCTGTATCCCCTTTGCTCCGGCTTGTTTTGGATTACTGGTAATATTTGTACTTTACCATTTGTTAGCATTGTACAGACTTTTTAGGGGACAGACAGCTATACTGGAATATGTAGAATCTCAAGGAATTTTTTACtaa
- the NDAI0B01800 gene encoding bZIP transcription factor (similar to Saccharomyces cerevisiae YAP3 (YHL009C); ancestral locus Anc_2.493) codes for MNYNQQPISPQELLNMFQHRNMIPESQYMASQGYYPNQYQNDPRTDDNNNSMPPASSDVPPPPAAVASATPTFLDPMGFNNECPLLNNSPVQTVLPQQQQLQHRSSSPSLMNPYSSIPLTKENNNNQQYQVPHNHQVQNNINSFKDALPSPRSKKNSLNSSNTINPNYNIIDNNNNNTLDLTEEEIKAKKKAQNRAAQKAFRERKDAKLKELREKLNESEQNRQDLLKEVDSLRKLNMEINAESKKILLQTTNNIDNIKKLLIEEAQSAPSSSSSVNNVIIKKNSSDESLNDHQFLLSGANNPMEKHYHHRTSSSSSPHLQNDSKFSFPTEDQNFNIIDDLQDKLYSYASAYTDNSTNNNNSNDINSLASPNTMDSNTSTGTLAPREPLLTIPATWEYLHKLSEHQDFDVFVVMQMLKGKEACDEYGPAYPKALVNEMVEKCINEN; via the coding sequence atgaattataATCAGCAACCGATCTCTCCACAGGAACTTTTGAATATGTTCCAACATAGAAACATGATTCCCGAATCTCAGTACATGGCAAGCCAGGGTTATTATCCCAACCAATACCAAAATGATCCCAGAactgatgataataacaatagtaTGCCACCGGCTTCTTCTGACGTTCCTCCTCCCCCGGCTGCTGTTGCGTCTGCTACTCCGACTTTTTTAGATCCAATGGGGTTCAATAATGAATGtccattattaaataactCTCCTGTTCAAACAGTATTACctcaacaacagcaactACAACACCGCTCTTCTTCACCTTCACTAATGAACCCATATTCCTCTATACCATTAACTAAggagaataataataatcaacaatatcaaGTACCTCATAATCATCAAgtacaaaataatatcaactCTTTCAAAGATGCTCTACCATCTCCTCGTTCCAAAAAAAACTCACTTAATTCATCGAATACTATTAACCCTAATTATAATATCAttgacaataataacaataatacgTTGGACTTGAcggaagaagaaattaaagcCAAAAAGAAAGCTCAAAATAGAGCTGCACAAAAGGCTTTCAGAGAAAGGAAAGATgcaaaattgaaagaattaagagagaaattaaatgaaagtGAACAAAATCGtcaagatttattaaaagaggttgattcattaagaaaattaaatatgGAAATTAACGCagaaagtaaaaaaatattattacaaactactaataatatcGATAAcatcaaaaaattattaattgaagaagcACAATCAgcaccatcatcatcatcgtcggttaataatgtaataataaagaaaaatagtAGCGATGAATCATTAAACGATCATCAATTCTTATTATCTGGCGCTAACAATCCTATGGAGaaacattatcatcatcgcaccagttcttcttcaagtccccatttacaaaatgattcaaaattCTCCTTCCCAACAGAAgatcaaaatttcaatataatagatgatttacaagataaattatattcatatgCATCTGCCTATACTGATAATAGtacaaacaataataatagtaatgaCATAAATTCATTAGCTTCACCAAATACCATGGATTCAAACACTAGCACAGGAACATTAGCTCCAAGGGAACCATTATTAACCATACCGGCAACATGGGAATATTTACATAAATTATCAGAACATCAAGATTTCGATGTATTCGTAGTAATGCAAATGTTAAAAGGTAAAGAAGCTTGTGACGAATATGGTCCTGCATATCCAAAGGCTTTAGTTAACGAAATGGTAGAAAAATGTATCAACGAAAATTAA
- the NDAI0B01810 gene encoding uncharacterized protein (similar to Saccharomyces cerevisiae YHL008C; ancestral locus Anc_2.540) yields the protein MVDDSYYITPHEAALATVATSMKKARLHIETLILNSILGGFLFSIGGLLYTAIHADNPDLLEKNPGILNLLGGCCFGIGLFYVVIMGVDLFNSNILFFSVGLLRGAVTIYDVLLSWSISLIGNLAGSLFVCYLFVHVSKVGQNPHWIAGSRKIAEDRASFSFMETFLKGIAGNFMVCLAIYLQLLAKPTHVKALLLNLPIMSFVTIGWTHVVADMTLLFTGMLNGANVSVGKYIWKLLIPSSIGNIIGGTVFGLLIPFYLHLLVVERDRKNLSLPEYDARDEQPELNVDSRVVRITKRDDEDIAPNDIVTVSDSDSDSGSDSYTDYNEKSRTSVDNTNEGHLETNKSVNGNNNIDPNLYHSITEQGSLNSTGSTISAAASLSPVSTYTDQTTGNLSQQYTNRNGSASLEPLPFRPERTHINMSKIPSIGDISSYQVSRNQTYSVGKAQRVKSRNNVTNNILRVKSSNPRRHSFSILRSPPGVFPVRGMGVPLDRERTIEDSTYQGNNELQHKTSKLSTKKSPKHLNDELLRMKSNTSPKKASIHSDIGAQNGGNFQRVYSVLDEKPGAKLEKAITRLLERTPSNNVIGSSKDLEMGELDPPESVPTTATTTTTTQDMFPHNEPNACENYGKVSKSSIFKTATDGGSSNNIFRKFTRQFEPTSSSPDVNKLEEDMHRVGINKSAAIAANNVAGAENFSNINTFNTAHVKSKRRSSLVSNRSAAN from the coding sequence ATGGTTGATGattcatattatattacacCTCATGAAGCTGCACTTGCGACAGTGGCAACTTCGATGAAGAAAGCAAGACTACATATAGAAACCCTTATTTTGAACTCCATACTGGGAGGTTTCCTTTTCAGTATCGGAGGTTTGCTTTATACAGCAATACATGCAGATAATCCAGATCTTCTTGAGAAGAATCCCGGGATTTTGAACCTTTTAGGTGGTTGCTGTTTTGGGATTGGATTGTTTTATGTCGTTATAATGGGTGTAGACCTTTTTAActcaaatattttattcttttcagtGGGGCTTCTTAGAGGTGCTGTGACCATTTATGATGTCCTATTATCATGGTCAATATCATTGATTGGGAACCTAGCTGGATCGCTTTTTGTTTGTTATCTTTTTGTTCATGTCAGTAAAGTTGGACAAAATCCTCATTGGATTGCTggatcaagaaaaattgcAGAAGATAGGGCGTCATTTAGCTTTATGGAAACTTTTTTGAAAGGCATAGCTGGTAATTTTATGGTTTGTTTAGCGATTTATTTACAATTATTAGCTAAGCCAACTCATGTGAAGGCATTACTCCTTAATTTACCTATCATGTCCTTTGTCACAATTGGATGGACGCATGTAGTCGCTGACATGACACTATTATTTACTGGGATGCTGAATGGAGCCAACGTTTCTGTTGGAAAGTACATctggaaattattaatcCCATCATCAATCGGTAATATTATCGGTGGAACCGTATTTGGTTTATTAATACCATTCTATTTACATCTACTTGTTGTCGAACGGGATAGAAAGAACTTAAGTTTACCAGAATATGATGCAAGGGATGAACAACCGGAATTGAATGTTGATTCAAGAGTCGTTAGAATAACAAAGAGAGACGACGAAGATATTGCTCCAAATGATATTGTAACGGTCTCTGATTCTGATTCTGATTCAGGCTCTGATTCATATACtgattataatgaaaaatctaGAACATCTGTTGATAACACAAATGAAGGGCATTTAGAAACGAATAAGTCTGTTAATGGTAACAATAATATCGATCCAAATCTTTACCATTCCATAACTGAACAAGGCAGTTTAAATTCTACTGGGTCGACTATATCAGCTGCAGCTTCGTTATCCCCAGTTTCTACATATACAGATCAAACAACTGGTAATCTTTCCCAACAATATACTAATCGGAATGGTTCAGCATCACTAGAACCATTACCATTTAGGCCGGAAAGAACACATATTAACATGAGTAAAATTCCTTCAATAGGAGATATCTCATCTTATCAAGTTAGTAGAAACCAGACTTACTCAGTAGGTAAGGCACAAAGAGTTAAGAGTCGTAATAACGTcactaataatatactCCGTGTGAAATCAAGTAATCCCCGTCGTCATTCATTTAGCATATTACGATCACCACCTGGTGTTTTCCCCGTGAGAGGTATGGGAGTTCCATTAGATAGAGAACGTACCATTGAGGATTCTACATACCAAGGGAACAATGAATTACAACATAAAACCTCCAAGTTAAGCACCAAAAAATCTCCGAAACATTTAAATGATGAGTTACTACGAATGAAAAGTAATACGTCTCCCAAGAAAGCTTCTATACATAGTGACATTGGCGCACAAAATGGTGGGAATTTCCAAAGAGTTTATAGTGTCTTGGATGAAAAACCTGGTGCGAAGTTAGAAAAAGCCATAACACGATTACTAGAAAGGACGCCGTCGAATAATGTGATAGGAAGCAGTAAAGATCTAGAAATGGGTGAACTGGACCCACCTGAATCTGTTCCTACTACtgctactactactaccaCTACTCAAGATATGTTCCCACACAATGAACCAAATGCATGCGAAAATTATGGTAAAGTATCGAAGTCGTCAATTTTTAAGACCGCTACTGATGGAGGcagtagtaataatattttccgTAAGTTTACAAGACAATTTGAACCAACAAGTTCCTCACCTGATGTGAACAAacttgaagaagatatgCATCGTGTTGGTATAAATAAAAGTGCGGCCATTGCGGCCAATAATGTTGCCGGTGCTGAAAATTTTAGTAATATTAATACGTTCAACACAGCTCATGTTAAATCAAAAAGGCGATCAAGTTTAGTATCAAATCGAAGCGCTGCAAATTGA